One genomic region from Anguilla rostrata isolate EN2019 chromosome 2, ASM1855537v3, whole genome shotgun sequence encodes:
- the LOC135248555 gene encoding Fc receptor-like protein 5 has translation MDWIVIIPLYLCAAFFALARSQKPTVTMCPEFNQVFSGDTLVLTCSGSGQLKWFFNTNLIKDQMRETWTINVISKNDSGSYQCERNGEKSAPKDVTVLDYLPVASLSIKSGRAVINRGDPVVLELHVDTGLLDWRCRVFKGGKVKKIRFDKTLMTSDKKDVQFHAKTLEANESPAIFWCQHKTEMKRSNPITIKTTGQMVMLETPPEPAILGKPLTIQCRVWGEPDISRAVFLKNGVEKQNKKNSSLTIDSVTIEDQGNYSCTATYKFKENTSKIPNTVTSDFQELLVKAQPPEAVYIRSGTNLKCSCPKCSKPHGYRWYKQKQGQMEIEDLEDINFSSSEGRSYWCKAVWNDRVSAPSARFSPNQDSSDPESKPAPVILIVILFVCVILMVSCCVIAVFYMKKRRSSAAFREDGGYEEVGQRKATDNIMMQEKKKEGEYEALKQSEKEGEYHTLGAEGGKGTEAGYEALKRSKMDEKEGEYQTLGAEGGNGAEGGYEALKRAKMDEKEGEYQTLGAEGGKGAEGGYETLKRAKMDEKEGEYQTLGAEGGKGGEEILKKNND, from the exons ATGGATTGGATTGTAATCATTCCTTTGTATCTATGTGCAG cattctTTGCCTTGGCGAGGAGTCAGAAGCCAACtg tgaCCATGTGTCCTGAGTTCAACCAGGTGTTTTCTGGGGATACATTAGTGCTGACCTGCTCAGGGTCAGGCCAGCTGAAATGGTTCTTCAATACCAACCTCATTAAAGACCAAATGCGTGAAACCTGGACCATTAATGTCATCTCCAAAAATGATTCTGGCTCATATCAATGTGAGAGGAATGGCGAAAAAAGTGCTCCTAAAGATGTCACAGTTTTGG ATTATCTACCTGTTGCCTCTCTCTCCATAAAGTCTGGTAGGGCAGTGATTAATAGGGGGGACCCTGTGGTTTTGGAGCTCCACGTCGACACAGGGCTGCTGGACTGGCGCTGTCGAGTATTCAAGGGGGGGAAGGTGAAGAAGATTCGTTTTGATAAAACTCTGATGACTTCTGATAAAAAGGATGTGCAGTTTCATGCAAAAACCCTGGAGGCCAATGAATCCCCAGCCATCTTCTGGTGTCAACAtaagacagaaatgaaaaggagCAACCCTATTACTATCAAGACCACAG gTCAGATGGTAATGTTGGAGACCCCTCCTGAGCCTGCAATTCTGGGGAAACCGCTGACTATACAGTGCCGTGTATGGGGAGAACCCGACATAAGTAGGGCTGTTTTCCTTAAAAATGGcgtggaaaaacaaaataaaaagaactcTTCTCTCACCATCGACAGTGTAACAATTGAAGATCAGGGAAATTATTCATGCACAGCAACCTATAAATTCAAGGAAAATACCAGCAAAATCCCAAATACTGTCACCTCTGACTTTCAGGAACTCCTTGTCAAAG CACAACCTCCAGAGGCAGTCTACATAAGAAGTGGAACCAATTTGAAGTGTTCCTGTCCAAAATGCTCTAAGCCACACGGCTACCGGTGGTACAAACAGAAGCAAGGGCAAATGGAAATTGAAGACCTGGAAGACATCAATTTCTCTTCCAGTGAAGGGAGGTCTTACTGGTGTAAAGCAGTATGGAATGATAGAGTCTCAGCACCAAGTGCGCGATTTA GTCCGAATCAGGATTCCTCAGATCCGGAGTCGAAGCCTGCCCCTGTGATACTGATCGTGATATTATTTGTCTGCGTCATTCTTATGGTTTCATGTTGTGTAATTGCAGTATTTTATATGAAGAAAAGACGGTCAA GTGCTGCCTTCCGGGAGGACGGAGGGTATGAGGAAGTCGGACAGAGGAAAGCAACAGACAACATCATGAtgcaagagaaaaagaaagagggtgAATATGAGGCCCTGAAACAAtctgagaaagagggggagtACCACACTTTaggggccgagggggggaaaggaacAGAAGCTGGTTATGAGGCTCTGAAGAGATCCAAAATGGACGAGAAAGAGGGGGAGTACCAGACTTTaggggccgagggggggaatGGAGCAGAGGGTGGTTATGAGGCTCTGaagagagccaaaatggacgAGAAAGAGGGGGAGTACCAGACTTTAGGGGCTGAGGGGGGTAAAGGAGCAGAGGGTGGTTATGAGACTCTGaagagagccaaaatggatgagaaagagggggagtACCAGACTTTaggggccgagggggggaaaggtgGAGAAGAGatcttaaagaaaaataatgattaa
- the LOC135248045 gene encoding LOW QUALITY PROTEIN: vesicular glutamate transporter 1-like (The sequence of the model RefSeq protein was modified relative to this genomic sequence to represent the inferred CDS: inserted 2 bases in 1 codon), producing the protein MEVRPDRFKAVAAKTLGKIHRVLEKRQANGETIELSAEGRPELVEEKELPVVDCTCFGLPRRYIIAILSGIGFCISFGIRCNLGVAIVSMVNNHTVVKGNKHVLVNAQFAWDPETVGMIHGSFFWGYIVTQIPGGFICQKFAANRVFGFAIVATSTLNMLIPSAARIHFGCVIIVRICQGLVEGVSYPACHGIWAKWAPPLERSRLATTAFCGSYAGAVIAMPLAGMLVQYTGWSSVFYVYGSFGICWYLFWVLVSYESPAAHPTITDEERKYIEESIGESAGLVNPLQKFNTPWKKFFTSMPVYAIIVANFCRSWTFYLLLISQPAYFEAVFGFEISKVGLLSALPHLVMTIIVPIGGQLADYLRSHQIMTTTNVRKLMNCGGFGMEATLLLVVGFSHTKGVAITFLVLAVGFSGFAISGFNVNHLDIAPRYASILMGISNGVGTLSGMVCPLIVGAMTKHKTREEWQYVFLIASIVHYGGVIFYGIFASGEKQAWAEPETTSDEKXETEELYRSGGVGQYGAMSQPSIDPNGGGGGGGGWATDWDKSEEYVQPPGANSYLYGGEEERELT; encoded by the exons GGTGTTGGAGAAGCGTCAGGCAAATGGCGAGACGATCGAGCTGTCAGCTGAAGGGCGGCCTGAGCTTGTCGAGGAGAAGGAGCTCCCTGTGGTGGACTGCACCTGCTTTGGCCTGCCACGGCGCTACATCATCGCCATCCTCTCTGGCATTGGCTTCTGCATCTCCTTCGGCATCCGCTGCAACCTGGGAGTGGCCATCGTCAGCATGGTCAACAACCACACAGTCGTGAAAGGGAACAAGCACGTGTTGGTG AATGCACAATTCGCATGGGATCCTGAGACAGTGGGGATGATACATGGCTCCTTCTTCTGGGGATACATTGTTACCCAAATACCTGGCGGGTTCATCTGTCAGAAATTTGCTGCCAACAG agtGTTTGGGTTCGCTATAGTggccacctccaccctcaacaTGTTGATCCCATCAGCAGCACGAATTCACTTTGGCTGTGTCATCATAGTCAGGATATGTCAGGGACTTGTGGAG GGTGTGTCATACCCAGCCTGCCATGGAATCTGGGCCAAATGGGCGCCCCCTCTTGAAAGAAGTCGACTGGCGACGACAGCATTTTGTG GTTCCTATGCAGGAGCTGTTATAGCCATGCCATTAGCAGGAATGCTGGTCCAGTACACCGGCTGGTCTTCAGTGTTCTATGTCTACG gcAGTTTTGGGATTTGCTGGTACCTCTTCTGGGTCCTGGTGTCATATGAGAGTCCAGCAGCCCATCCTACCATCACAGATGAGGAAAGGAAATATATAGAGGAGAGCATTGGGGAGTCAGCAGGCCTGGTGAACCCCCTCCAG AAATTCAACACCCCTTGGAAAAAGTTCTTCACCTCCATGCCAGTTTATGCCATTATTGTGGCCAATTTCTGCCGTAGCTGGACCTTCTACCTGCTACTAATTAGTCAACCGGCATACTTTGAGGCAGTGTTTGGCTTTGAGATCAGCAAG gtAGGGCTGTTGTCTGCCCTACCCCATCTGGTGATGACTATCATTGTGCCCATTGGGGGCCAACTGGCCGACTACCTGCGGTCACATCAAATCATGACCACCACCAATGTCAGGAAACTCATGAATTGTGGAG GATTTGGAATGGAAGCCACTCTATTGTTGGTTGTTGGTTTTTCTCACACAAAGGGAGTAGCTATAACCTTCTTGGTCCTCGCTGTTGGCTTCAGTGGATTTGCTATCTCAG GGTTCAATGTGAATCACCTGGACATCGCTCCTCGATATGCTAGTATTCTCATGGGCATCTCCAATGGAGTTGGTACTCTATCAGGCATGGTTTGCCCTCTCATAGTTGGTGCTATGACCAAACACAAG ACAAGGGAGGAGTGGCAGTATGTTTTTCTCATAGCCTCCATTGTGCATTATGGAGGAGTTATCTTCTATG GTATTTTTGCCTCAGGAGAAAAGCAGGCATGGGCAGAGCCAGAGACCACCAGTGATGAAAA TGAAACAGAAGAATTATATCGCTCTGGAGGAGTGGGGCAATATGGAGCGATGAGTCAGCCCAGTATAGACCCcaatggaggaggaggaggaggaggagggtgggctACAGATTGGGACAAAAGTGAGGAGTATGTGCAACCTCCAGGGGCCAATAGTTATCTTTatgggggagaggaagagagggagctAACATAG